A genomic stretch from Ureibacillus composti includes:
- a CDS encoding LysR family transcriptional regulator, with amino-acid sequence MNLRDLEVFKTIVESGSFSKASEELFIAQPSLSKTIQKLEKKLGVILFDRSNRIIGLTDEGRLVYEKAMTILQQMQELKIELEDINEHTKGHLKVGIPQIIGTFFFPQVARAFSKKYTKVTLEIIEEGGLNVEKLVEKGEVDVAFVVIPTQSKELEAQLIFEAPFVACLPKSHVLKDEQQITLAQLRHDDWILFDSTFALSQVVLESCSRENFIPNIAYTTTQWDLLMALVREELGVAIIPSPLTEMCSLNLCVKEISSQYIPWEIGIIVKKNRYKTRALKAFLETVSDVYK; translated from the coding sequence ATGAATTTACGGGATCTCGAAGTGTTTAAAACAATTGTGGAATCTGGAAGCTTTTCAAAGGCTAGTGAGGAGCTATTTATCGCTCAACCGTCACTATCCAAGACAATTCAAAAGTTGGAGAAAAAGCTTGGTGTGATTCTCTTTGATCGTTCTAATCGAATTATTGGTTTAACTGATGAGGGTCGGCTTGTTTATGAAAAGGCAATGACAATACTACAACAAATGCAAGAGTTAAAAATAGAACTTGAAGATATAAATGAACATACAAAAGGGCATTTAAAAGTCGGAATTCCGCAAATTATTGGTACCTTTTTCTTTCCACAAGTAGCAAGGGCTTTCTCAAAGAAGTATACAAAGGTTACACTTGAAATTATCGAAGAGGGTGGCTTAAATGTAGAGAAGCTTGTTGAAAAGGGGGAAGTCGATGTGGCTTTTGTGGTGATACCTACCCAGAGTAAGGAATTAGAAGCACAGCTTATTTTTGAAGCGCCGTTTGTTGCCTGCTTGCCAAAAAGTCACGTTTTAAAAGATGAACAGCAGATTACACTTGCACAACTGCGACATGATGATTGGATACTATTTGATTCTACATTTGCCTTAAGCCAAGTGGTTCTAGAAAGTTGCAGTAGGGAGAATTTTATACCGAATATTGCATATACCACAACACAGTGGGATTTATTAATGGCATTAGTTCGTGAGGAACTAGGGGTAGCAATTATTCCAAGCCCTTTAACTGAAATGTGCTCACTGAATCTTTGTGTCAAAGAAATCAGTAGTCAATACATTCCTTGGGAAATTGGCATCATTGTGAAAAAAAATCGCTATAAAACACGTGCCTTGAAAGCTTTTTTGGAAACAGTGTCGGATGTATATAAATAG
- a CDS encoding flavin monoamine oxidase family protein produces the protein MLNYVFPQIPEEKMISIIRNGLEQSREPKKIIILGAGMAGLVAASLLKTAGHDVTILEATDRVGGRIYTLRGDFRDGQYLEAGAMRIPNTHSLTLEYIKKFKLPTNQFINNNPNNLIYIKGKKVSMKAYEQNPNILNYPVYPHERGKTAAELLQLAIKPITDIIDQNPRRNWPWVIREFDKYSMDFYLRYNPFGISLSPGAIEMIRVLLTLEGLMELSFLEQLREILILFTPDIKFYEITGGNDKLPNAFTEQLQDNIRYGQYVKKIVQHDNQVTVHAVHKILEPTKITGDLAIVTIPFTVLQFVEIEPRSSFSENKWKAIRETNYAGSTKTGIQFKSRFWEKKGIYGGQTITDLPIKYVQYPSRNLGSDGPGVILGSYTWEDDAIPWDSLEEDNRLEYVLKNLAAIHGTEVYDYFQGGASHSWIRYPYSAGAFTMFKPGQVTELTPHISLPEGRVHFAGEHTSTAHAWIQGAIESGIRVASEVNNLPRTYFGSDSGTLPSLRNKF, from the coding sequence ATGTTAAATTACGTATTTCCTCAGATACCAGAAGAAAAAATGATTTCAATCATTAGAAATGGACTTGAACAATCGAGAGAGCCGAAGAAGATAATTATTCTAGGTGCTGGTATGGCGGGGCTTGTAGCTGCATCATTACTGAAGACAGCTGGACATGATGTAACAATTCTTGAAGCGACTGATAGGGTGGGAGGCAGAATCTACACATTAAGAGGCGATTTTAGGGATGGACAATATTTAGAGGCTGGTGCGATGCGTATTCCTAATACTCACTCGTTAACGTTAGAATATATAAAAAAGTTCAAACTACCAACAAATCAATTTATTAATAATAATCCTAATAATCTGATCTACATTAAAGGGAAAAAAGTTTCTATGAAAGCGTATGAACAGAATCCTAATATTTTGAACTATCCAGTGTATCCTCATGAAAGGGGGAAAACCGCTGCCGAATTACTTCAATTAGCAATCAAGCCAATTACAGATATTATTGATCAAAATCCACGAAGAAACTGGCCTTGGGTAATCAGAGAATTCGATAAATATTCCATGGATTTTTATTTGAGATATAATCCTTTTGGGATTTCGTTATCACCAGGAGCAATTGAGATGATTAGAGTATTACTTACACTTGAGGGACTAATGGAGCTGTCTTTCTTAGAACAATTACGTGAAATCTTAATCCTATTCACCCCTGATATTAAGTTTTATGAAATCACAGGAGGTAACGACAAACTTCCTAATGCATTTACAGAACAATTGCAGGATAATATCCGATATGGCCAATATGTGAAGAAAATTGTACAGCATGACAATCAGGTAACGGTTCATGCTGTACATAAAATTTTGGAGCCAACTAAGATTACTGGTGATCTTGCAATTGTGACCATTCCATTTACTGTTTTACAATTTGTCGAAATTGAACCACGCTCCTCATTTTCAGAAAACAAATGGAAGGCCATTCGGGAAACAAACTATGCTGGTTCTACAAAGACGGGAATTCAGTTTAAAAGCAGGTTCTGGGAAAAGAAAGGGATATATGGCGGGCAAACCATCACGGATCTCCCGATTAAATATGTTCAATATCCCAGCCGTAATCTCGGTTCAGATGGACCTGGTGTTATTTTAGGTAGTTATACTTGGGAGGATGATGCGATTCCTTGGGATAGCTTAGAAGAAGATAACCGGCTTGAATATGTTTTAAAAAATTTAGCGGCCATCCATGGTACTGAAGTATATGATTATTTTCAAGGGGGAGCAAGTCATAGTTGGATAAGGTATCCGTATTCTGCCGGGGCTTTTACTATGTTTAAGCCCGGACAAGTAACAGAATTAACGCCTCATATTTCCTTACCGGAAGGAAGGGTTCATTTTGCAGGGGAACATACCTCAACAGCGCACGCTTGGATTCAAGGTGCAATTGAATCTGGAATTCGAGTTGCATCTGAAGTTAATAACTTACCCAGAACATACTTTGGTTCTGATTCTGGTACCTTACCCTCACTCAGGAATAAATTCTAA
- a CDS encoding LysR family transcriptional regulator, whose product MELRHLITLKAIVEKGGFKKAAEHLGYAQSSVTAHIKELEEEVGKPLFDRLGKKVVLTQYGHHFLSYAVKIIDLYSQALNTSDEPTGDLTIGISESLTIGRIPSILLEYKMFYPKVNLSLKSIENYQVASTLQNGDIDLALILEKDDWSLPELNCEILKRERMVLISPPKQENSKTVLYTEKSCSYKSVFDHYIKFKQIDVKESLDFQSIEAIKQCVKSGLGISLVPYFSVKEELESQKLHGKDVEPEHPAISTFLAYHKDKWLSPSINSMIALIKKHSKNWD is encoded by the coding sequence ATGGAGCTTCGTCATTTAATAACTCTTAAGGCAATTGTAGAGAAAGGAGGATTTAAAAAAGCAGCTGAACATCTTGGTTATGCCCAGTCTTCTGTAACAGCACATATTAAAGAACTAGAGGAAGAGGTAGGGAAACCATTATTTGATCGTTTAGGGAAAAAAGTTGTTTTAACCCAATATGGTCATCATTTTCTATCTTATGCAGTGAAGATAATAGATTTATATTCCCAAGCATTAAATACAAGCGATGAACCAACAGGTGATTTGACTATAGGGATATCGGAATCACTTACTATCGGTCGTATACCATCTATTCTTCTCGAATATAAAATGTTTTACCCAAAAGTTAACCTTTCACTCAAATCAATAGAAAATTATCAGGTTGCATCAACTCTTCAAAACGGAGACATTGATTTAGCTCTAATATTAGAAAAAGATGATTGGTCTCTTCCCGAGCTTAACTGTGAAATTTTAAAAAGAGAAAGAATGGTTTTAATAAGCCCTCCAAAGCAAGAAAACTCAAAAACTGTTTTATATACGGAAAAATCATGTAGTTATAAATCTGTTTTTGATCACTATATAAAATTTAAACAAATTGATGTGAAAGAAAGTTTAGATTTCCAGAGTATTGAAGCAATTAAACAATGTGTTAAAAGTGGATTAGGGATTTCATTGGTACCCTATTTTTCAGTAAAAGAAGAATTAGAAAGTCAGAAATTGCATGGAAAGGACGTAGAACCAGAACATCCAGCTATTTCTACGTTCCTTGCATACCATAAGGACAAGTGGCTCTCTCCATCAATCAATAGTATGATTGCTTTAATAAAGAAACATTCTAAAAACTGGGATTAG
- a CDS encoding DUF4822 domain-containing protein, whose amino-acid sequence MYKTLILLLSISLSAALIVGCSSNNKEDIASTPSNSANESVQTEESQEKTMLSEGEEIAKILGSTLWQGTKVFDKNHNDLTEENSNFIAIAKYDYETSRYEFFDKESKESRGDYGTYFITNDGKFRVLISESKGTQGVVELTEVTEEKYTYKRIGKDANGNDVEVFVEHMPYTDSELTFTSPEKTLETFTGKVDKQVDGDQILANTLWVGTVALDENGTDVSEYNQNFFALAKYDAKTSRYEFFDKQTGQSRGDYGYYNVLNNNKLRAHVSLGDNKYGAVLEVTELNENKFTYQRIGKNQDGKEILITVEHVPYDGELHPEFTK is encoded by the coding sequence ATGTATAAAACACTTATTTTATTACTATCCATTTCTCTATCTGCCGCTCTAATTGTTGGCTGTTCATCTAATAATAAGGAGGATATTGCTTCTACACCAAGTAATTCAGCAAATGAATCAGTTCAAACAGAGGAATCTCAAGAAAAGACAATGTTGTCTGAGGGAGAGGAGATCGCAAAAATTCTGGGTAGTACCTTGTGGCAAGGAACAAAAGTTTTTGATAAAAATCACAATGATTTAACAGAAGAGAATTCAAACTTTATTGCAATTGCTAAATACGACTACGAAACATCTAGATATGAATTCTTTGATAAAGAATCAAAGGAAAGTCGCGGTGATTATGGTACGTACTTTATTACAAATGATGGGAAATTCCGCGTATTAATTTCAGAATCAAAAGGTACACAAGGAGTTGTGGAGTTAACAGAAGTAACGGAGGAAAAATATACGTATAAAAGAATTGGGAAAGATGCAAATGGAAATGATGTAGAAGTTTTCGTTGAACATATGCCTTATACAGATTCAGAACTTACTTTTACTTCACCAGAAAAAACTTTGGAAACTTTTACTGGAAAAGTGGATAAGCAAGTAGATGGAGATCAAATTTTAGCAAATACATTATGGGTTGGAACAGTTGCTTTAGATGAAAACGGCACAGATGTATCTGAGTACAACCAAAACTTCTTTGCTCTTGCAAAGTATGATGCAAAAACAAGTCGTTATGAATTTTTTGATAAACAAACAGGCCAAAGTCGTGGGGATTACGGCTATTATAATGTGTTGAACAATAATAAATTAAGAGCTCATGTGTCTTTAGGAGATAATAAGTATGGAGCTGTTCTTGAAGTTACAGAATTAAATGAAAATAAATTTACCTATCAACGAATTGGGAAGAATCAAGATGGAAAAGAGATTCTCATTACAGTAGAGCACGTTCCTTATGATGGGGAGTTACATCCAGAATTCACTAAGTAG
- a CDS encoding response regulator transcription factor, giving the protein MKILLVEDEYAISQVLKAYLQKVGYEVVQVYDGDEVLEKFHEGYPDLVLLDVMLPNKDGWEILKEIRKESNCPVIMLTALGDVNYRLEGLNFGADDYISKPFVADEVIARVKAVLRRTHVENESPVKRFGQLEINLKAHQVKVNGKNITLTPRDLSVLIFLAENPNQTFTREQLIEHIWGWDYDGSDRAVDLAVKRIRKSLQDWPSSEGEIKTLRGLGYQLNVYQK; this is encoded by the coding sequence ATGAAAATACTACTTGTGGAAGATGAATATGCGATTAGTCAAGTATTGAAGGCTTATTTACAAAAAGTTGGCTATGAAGTTGTCCAGGTATATGATGGCGATGAGGTATTGGAAAAATTTCATGAAGGTTATCCTGATCTTGTTTTGTTGGATGTTATGTTACCGAATAAAGATGGTTGGGAAATTTTAAAGGAAATAAGGAAAGAAAGTAATTGTCCTGTCATTATGCTGACAGCTCTTGGTGATGTAAATTATCGTTTGGAAGGATTAAATTTTGGTGCAGATGATTATATATCGAAACCGTTTGTTGCCGATGAAGTGATCGCCCGTGTGAAAGCAGTATTAAGACGAACACATGTAGAAAATGAAAGTCCGGTGAAACGGTTTGGTCAGTTAGAAATCAATTTAAAAGCACATCAAGTGAAGGTAAATGGAAAAAATATTACGCTTACCCCACGTGATTTATCTGTTCTGATATTTTTGGCTGAAAATCCTAATCAAACTTTTACACGAGAACAATTAATCGAACATATTTGGGGCTGGGATTATGATGGAAGCGATCGTGCAGTTGATCTTGCAGTAAAGCGAATAAGAAAATCTTTGCAAGACTGGCCAAGTTCAGAAGGTGAAATTAAAACTCTTCGAGGATTGGGGTATCAGTTAAATGTTTATCAAAAATAA
- a CDS encoding peptidylprolyl isomerase gives MKYIRKTKTFRMIVLPFALSAMLVGCSSEDSSMIASVNGENITETELNEALTAQYGVEILDTLITEKIIELEAEKLELSVTEEEIQAEYEDYTTQYGDEETFLEVLSSYNMDEEDVKEDIKNYLLTIKVMEDYVGITDEEIKTYFDENKTTYGQAAQVEASHILVENEETAQEVIEKLNAGEDFAELAKEYSTDTATQEDGGNLGYFGKGEMEKAFENTAFAMEIDSISEPVETDYGFHIIKVTDKIEEQEAVFEDVKDTVYEDLLNSKVNEQYSTWLTEKMEEYEIKNKLTD, from the coding sequence ATGAAATATATTAGAAAGACAAAAACTTTTAGGATGATAGTACTTCCATTCGCTTTAAGTGCAATGCTCGTAGGTTGCTCAAGTGAAGATTCTTCAATGATTGCATCAGTGAATGGAGAAAACATAACTGAAACAGAATTAAATGAAGCATTAACAGCTCAATATGGTGTGGAAATATTAGATACACTAATTACAGAAAAAATTATTGAATTAGAGGCAGAAAAGTTAGAATTGTCTGTAACAGAGGAAGAAATTCAGGCGGAATACGAAGATTATACTACCCAATATGGAGATGAAGAAACCTTTCTTGAAGTACTCTCATCTTATAATATGGATGAAGAAGACGTAAAGGAAGATATTAAAAACTATCTTTTAACGATCAAAGTAATGGAAGACTATGTTGGAATCACAGATGAAGAAATAAAAACCTACTTTGATGAAAATAAAACTACCTATGGACAAGCAGCCCAAGTAGAAGCAAGTCATATTCTAGTAGAGAATGAGGAGACGGCTCAAGAAGTTATTGAAAAATTAAATGCAGGAGAAGATTTTGCAGAACTTGCAAAAGAATATTCAACTGATACTGCTACTCAGGAGGATGGTGGTAATTTAGGTTACTTTGGTAAGGGTGAAATGGAAAAAGCGTTTGAAAATACCGCATTCGCTATGGAAATAGATTCAATCAGTGAACCGGTAGAAACAGATTATGGTTTCCATATAATTAAAGTAACGGATAAAATTGAAGAACAAGAAGCTGTTTTCGAAGATGTAAAAGACACAGTTTATGAGGATCTTCTAAATTCAAAAGTCAATGAACAATATTCAACTTGGTTAACAGAAAAAATGGAAGAATATGAAATTAAAAATAAATTAACAGACTAA
- a CDS encoding carbon-nitrogen hydrolase family protein, protein MSNCKVAVVQAGSIVMNKEKCIDKAIKLIEEAGEQSANIIVFPEAYIPAYPRGMSFGAVVGSRSESGRNDFLRYAKNAITVPGPETDQLSAAVKKAGAYTVIGIIERDQQASGGTLYCTVIFFGPDGKLLGKHRKLKPTGSERLIWGEGDGSTLPVFDTPYGKIGSLICWENYMPLARAAMYEKGIQIYIAPTADSRDTWFASMLHIAIEGRCFVLSCNQYCTKDMYEEDLLETEEMQKMPEEITRGGSCIINPLGEFLVKPVFGKEEILYATLDLDDITRGHFDFDVVGHYSRKDVFQLVVNQEKQ, encoded by the coding sequence ATGTCTAATTGTAAAGTCGCTGTTGTTCAAGCAGGTTCAATCGTAATGAATAAAGAGAAATGTATCGACAAGGCAATAAAGTTAATCGAAGAGGCCGGAGAACAAAGTGCCAATATTATTGTCTTTCCTGAAGCTTATATTCCAGCGTATCCACGTGGAATGAGCTTTGGGGCAGTGGTTGGAAGTCGTTCAGAAAGTGGACGCAATGACTTTCTACGTTATGCCAAAAATGCAATAACAGTACCTGGTCCAGAAACAGATCAATTAAGTGCTGCTGTGAAAAAAGCAGGAGCTTATACTGTTATTGGTATTATTGAACGTGATCAACAAGCAAGCGGAGGCACTCTCTATTGTACAGTGATTTTCTTTGGTCCAGATGGAAAATTACTCGGTAAGCATCGAAAGCTGAAACCAACGGGGAGTGAACGTCTCATTTGGGGTGAAGGGGATGGGAGTACATTACCTGTATTTGATACACCATATGGCAAAATTGGTTCCCTTATTTGTTGGGAAAACTATATGCCTCTAGCACGTGCTGCTATGTATGAAAAGGGCATCCAAATTTATATTGCACCAACTGCTGATTCACGTGATACCTGGTTTGCTTCTATGCTGCATATTGCGATTGAGGGACGTTGCTTTGTTTTATCTTGTAATCAATATTGTACAAAGGATATGTATGAAGAGGATCTACTAGAAACAGAGGAAATGCAAAAAATGCCTGAAGAAATTACTCGGGGTGGCAGTTGCATCATAAATCCACTTGGAGAATTTTTAGTAAAACCTGTATTTGGAAAAGAAGAGATACTATATGCTACTTTAGATTTAGACGACATCACACGAGGTCATTTTGATTTTGATGTAGTTGGACATTACAGTCGTAAAGATGTTTTCCAATTAGTCGTAAATCAAGAAAAGCAATAG
- a CDS encoding HAMP domain-containing sensor histidine kinase, whose amino-acid sequence MFIKNKKHKSQKNKPSKIFKNDKHVSLIRYWTSRYLFTLCIGLIVVAIISALWIRHNTLENRLNLMSVLAESMADRIVTANDQAQPPPNFFLERKLKTELEIDPFTYIVDTNGNVISSNRPKGPFEQQLNQSTLNKVDNIQNVTIYNQEFYIVKSPININDSVVGWVVMVDTKDNLTHVNQEYTQLAIMIVSLALFGWAAIYVLSKRLAKPIKYVAGAAKLVSEGNYRIDIPNDSKEKEVYELIHSFKEMTKKLERLESLRTELLAGVTHELKTPVTSISGLLQALKDGVVTGDDAKEFLNISLNETEKMKTMVEDLLAFNQFATNTVPVNNEILNINEVVENALFSWQVAQKEEIEVKLRKLFNPVEVTVDPIRFQQVMTNLLNNAKHALGSNGEIFVTLMEDETEIIIDVSDTGSGIPEAEQPFIFERFFRGEKKKYKIRGLGLGLALSKMIVQSLGGDLVLLKSSTEGTTFRITLSKNNS is encoded by the coding sequence ATGTTTATCAAAAATAAAAAACATAAATCACAGAAAAATAAACCCTCAAAAATTTTCAAAAATGATAAACACGTTTCTTTAATTCGATATTGGACAAGCAGATACTTGTTTACATTATGTATTGGGCTCATTGTCGTTGCAATTATTTCTGCGCTTTGGATCCGTCATAATACATTGGAAAACCGGTTGAACTTGATGTCCGTGCTAGCAGAGAGTATGGCGGACAGGATTGTTACCGCGAATGACCAGGCGCAACCTCCACCCAATTTTTTCCTCGAGCGGAAGTTGAAAACGGAATTAGAAATTGATCCCTTCACTTATATTGTGGATACAAATGGAAATGTTATTTCTAGTAATCGGCCAAAAGGACCATTCGAACAACAATTAAATCAATCCACTTTAAATAAAGTAGACAACATACAGAATGTGACTATTTATAATCAAGAATTTTATATCGTGAAATCGCCTATTAATATTAATGATTCAGTCGTTGGCTGGGTAGTCATGGTCGATACCAAAGATAATTTAACCCATGTGAACCAAGAATATACTCAACTAGCAATTATGATCGTTAGTCTGGCATTGTTTGGTTGGGCTGCTATCTATGTTCTGTCAAAACGTTTGGCAAAACCCATTAAATATGTAGCAGGAGCAGCCAAACTCGTTTCAGAAGGAAATTATCGAATCGATATCCCTAATGATAGTAAAGAAAAAGAGGTTTACGAATTAATCCACTCATTTAAAGAAATGACGAAAAAATTGGAAAGACTTGAGTCGCTACGAACTGAGCTACTGGCAGGGGTTACACATGAATTGAAAACCCCTGTAACTTCCATCAGCGGTTTATTACAGGCGCTTAAAGATGGAGTGGTTACAGGGGATGATGCAAAAGAGTTTTTAAATATATCACTAAATGAAACAGAAAAAATGAAGACAATGGTAGAAGACTTGCTGGCATTCAATCAATTTGCAACAAATACAGTCCCTGTTAATAATGAGATCCTTAATATTAATGAAGTCGTAGAAAATGCTCTGTTTAGTTGGCAAGTTGCCCAAAAAGAAGAGATTGAGGTTAAACTCCGTAAACTCTTCAACCCGGTTGAAGTCACTGTTGACCCAATTCGCTTTCAACAGGTCATGACAAATTTGCTGAACAATGCAAAACATGCACTGGGAAGTAATGGTGAAATATTCGTCACCTTGATGGAAGATGAAACAGAAATCATTATCGATGTATCGGATACGGGAAGTGGGATTCCAGAAGCGGAACAGCCATTTATTTTTGAACGCTTTTTCCGTGGTGAAAAGAAAAAATATAAAATCCGAGGACTAGGCCTTGGGTTAGCATTAAGCAAAATGATTGTCCAATCCCTTGGCGGAGATTTAGTATTACTAAAAAGCTCCACGGAAGGAACAACATTTCGAATAACTTTATCCAAAAATAACAGCTAA
- a CDS encoding DsbA family oxidoreductase, with the protein MTVKIKVYSDYVCPFCFLAEKPLEEAIEGKDVEVEWMPYELRPYPNETLKPEGSYLQNTWNQSVYPMANRMGIDIVLPKVSPQPYTHLAFEGYQYAKEKGKGNEYNDRMLRAFFQEEQDISNINVLTKFAGEIGLNEKEYNEALTTRRYKDAHKKALKHAYEEANITAVPTFIIGDTKIAGVRSKETLEQIIKNELDKQKPQILTEGMTCSIDGC; encoded by the coding sequence ATGACGGTAAAGATAAAGGTGTATTCAGACTATGTATGTCCTTTTTGTTTCTTGGCAGAAAAGCCTCTGGAAGAAGCAATAGAAGGAAAAGACGTGGAAGTAGAATGGATGCCATATGAGCTACGTCCTTATCCAAATGAAACATTAAAGCCGGAAGGTAGTTACTTACAAAATACTTGGAATCAATCAGTTTATCCAATGGCTAACCGAATGGGGATTGATATTGTTCTTCCAAAAGTTTCCCCACAACCCTATACCCACCTAGCTTTTGAGGGTTATCAATATGCAAAGGAAAAAGGGAAAGGGAATGAGTACAATGACAGAATGTTGCGTGCCTTTTTTCAAGAAGAACAAGATATTAGCAATATCAATGTTCTAACAAAGTTCGCTGGTGAAATAGGGTTGAATGAAAAAGAATATAATGAAGCTTTAACAACAAGAAGGTACAAAGATGCACATAAAAAAGCATTGAAACATGCTTATGAAGAAGCAAATATTACTGCTGTTCCAACGTTTATTATTGGTGATACTAAAATTGCTGGGGTGCGTTCTAAAGAAACTCTTGAACAAATCATTAAGAATGAGTTGGATAAACAAAAGCCTCAAATATTAACAGAAGGTATGACCTGCAGCATTGACGGATGTTGA
- a CDS encoding DUF3231 family protein: MPKHAFEALLKVFHSLFDDETKPSLHVGEVMSCWMYLTVLEESVALEQLAINTTEDKELNDFLHKSMAGASSQAARLKDFLQQEGIPLPPSSEPKPISEPSAVPLGAKMTDSEIANFVSVKIAAAITMCATGAAQSLRNDVGLMFFEFQTETMKYGAILKSIMKKRGWLKVPPYYYPPGKPNS, from the coding sequence ATGCCGAAACATGCATTCGAAGCACTGTTGAAGGTTTTTCATAGTCTATTTGACGATGAAACTAAACCATCTTTACATGTTGGCGAAGTAATGTCCTGTTGGATGTATTTAACCGTTTTAGAAGAATCAGTTGCACTTGAACAACTTGCTATTAATACAACCGAAGATAAAGAGCTAAATGATTTTCTTCATAAATCAATGGCTGGCGCTAGTTCACAAGCTGCAAGACTTAAGGATTTTCTTCAACAAGAAGGTATACCCTTACCCCCTTCTTCCGAACCGAAGCCTATTTCCGAACCAAGTGCTGTTCCTTTGGGAGCAAAAATGACTGACTCAGAAATTGCTAATTTCGTAAGTGTCAAGATAGCCGCAGCAATTACAATGTGCGCAACAGGTGCAGCGCAATCCCTAAGAAATGATGTCGGATTAATGTTCTTTGAATTTCAAACTGAAACGATGAAATATGGTGCCATTCTAAAATCTATTATGAAAAAACGGGGTTGGCTCAAGGTACCACCTTATTATTACCCTCCTGGCAAACCAAACAGTTAA
- a CDS encoding heme-binding protein, with translation MIISLALAKALIDVSEKQAISMGINEDIAIVDEGGNLIAFHRMDNAKIAGIDIAINKAWTSVALQIPTENLVSAAQPGSPSFGINTTNQGRVVILGGGIPLIYKNKVIGGIGVSGATSAQDIEVANAAVQAFQNMTYNRRNNQ, from the coding sequence TTGATTATTTCTTTAGCGCTAGCTAAAGCGTTAATAGATGTCTCAGAAAAACAAGCGATATCAATGGGGATCAATGAAGATATTGCAATAGTAGATGAGGGTGGAAATTTAATTGCATTTCACCGTATGGATAATGCGAAAATTGCGGGTATCGATATAGCAATCAATAAGGCTTGGACTAGTGTTGCTTTACAAATACCTACTGAAAACCTAGTTAGTGCAGCTCAACCTGGTAGTCCATCATTTGGTATTAATACTACCAATCAAGGGAGAGTTGTCATTTTAGGAGGTGGCATACCACTTATTTACAAGAATAAAGTCATTGGAGGTATCGGTGTCAGCGGAGCGACAAGTGCTCAAGACATCGAAGTAGCAAATGCAGCAGTTCAAGCCTTTCAGAACATGACATATAATCGGAGAAATAATCAGTAA